The genomic segment TAGCCATTAATGTTTTCATGATAGTATCTGAAGCTTTATCCTGAATAAAGATTCCAGGTACTCCGGTTGACCCTGAAGTGGTCGAAACCATATAGCGCCCTAAATAAAGATGTCCAACTAATGACATATTTGACACGAATTCCTTTACACCTTCTATGGTGATTTCTGGATCAGTTACCCAATCATTAAAATGGTCCATGAGTTCTGATTTGGTGACTGGAGGGATTTGCTGTATGCTTGAAATCCGTTCAGGCAACTCGCTATATTTTTGTGCGTAATATTGAGAGTTTGATCTTGCAAAACTAATAAGGTCAGTTAAACGAGATAGTTGCCGAGAGAGAATGTCTTCTGGTTTGCCTCGTTTAACCTTCCAGATATCCGTAACTGCTTTTAAAGGTGAAATATTCTCCATGTATGTCATTCCCATCTCTCTGTTTTAATTTTTTATGGTCAATACTATTTACAGTAAAATGGACATTTAAAAATTACATAATGCAAGAAGTCTGATAAAAAATCAAACAGCTTATGGCTTAAAAGCTTTATATGCCCTTAGTGTGCCCGTGATAGTTGAAAATTGTCCAGTTTCTTCTATTAAAACAAATCCTGTTTCTTTTAATAGGCTAGGGATAACCCCTTTAACATGATTTGAAGTTGTTTCAAACCCATCTAAAAATTGAATAGGAAAAAATGCAACACGCATCAACCAATTTTGTGGCTTTTCAAAATCAATAATATGGAATTGGCCACCAGATTTGAGTGTCCGATAAACTTCTTCAAATGTTTTCTTTTTCATTTCCAGAGTTAAATGATGAATAAATAAACTTGTAAATATGTGATGAAATAGATTATTGGAAAAGGGAAGTTTATAAGAAAACCCTTCCTCAAAGGTGATATTATTAACTTGAGTTTCTTTAATTTTCTCCATAGCAATTGATAATATTTCAGGATCAGCATCAACCCCAATTACTTGCACACCAGGTTGTGATTGCTGTATTAAAAGTGCCAGCGTACCTGTACCGCAAGCTAAATCCATTATCGTTTCCTTTTGTTGGAGGTTTGCTTGCTTAACTAAATGCGTTTTAAACTTTTTTTCTTGCATTCCCCATTGAATTAACGGATCATAAAATCGAGTCATCCAATGGTATTTTAGTGCAGGGATATAATCACCTTTCTTGTTTTTATCCATTAAACATGCATCCCTTCATTTATAATAACTTATGATGATTTTTGGATTACTTATAAACTAAGAGCGAAAATAAAGTAACATGTTGATCTTACGATTTGTGACATAAAAGAATATGAAACACTTCGCTTCTTTATTCAAGTAAATATTTGAATATTGACATTAAAGCTTGCTCATTATAAGCTAATCACATATTTTTAATGAGGTGGGAAAATTGTCATTAGTTGATAAAAATATAAAAGATACTCTAAAAGATGAATGTGAGATCTATTGTTATGACCCTATAAAAGTATCAAGGTTACAAGATTTGTTAAGTTCTAAAAGTACACTTCATCTATCAAAAAAATTTAAACTTCTTGCTGATGAGACACGATTAAAGATTATTCTTTCATTAGCTATAGAAGGGGAACTTTGTGTATGTGATGTGGCTAATATTATTCAGTCCTCTATAGCTACAGCTTCGTATCATTTGAGGTTTTTAAAACGCTCAGGTGTAGCTAACTATAGAAAGGAAGGTAAATTAGCATTTTACTATATCGATGATGAAATTTTTAAATCGATGGTTCTACTTTCTTTTCATCATAAGGAGAGTTGAATAAGAATAGAAATTCGGATATGTTTAAAATACATTTTCAAAAATACTGTCAATTTACATAAGTGGAGGGGATCTACAAGATTATTCCCCTCCAATAACATAGATAAAAATGAATTTAGATTTATCACATAAACTTTTAGTTAGCTTTAAAAGAATTTATTTCTTTATGCATAAGAGTGTAGACCAGCAATAATTAGATTAACGAAAATTAGGTTGAAAATAATAATTCCAAAACCTATTACTCCGAGCCATGCTGATTTTTCACCATGCCAACCTTTCGATAGGCGGAGGTGTAAATAGGCAGCATAAAATAACCATGTAATTAAGGCCCATACCTCCTTAGGATCCCATCCCCAGAAACGCGTCCACGCAATTTGAGCCCAGATCATCGCAAAAATAAGAGCACCCAAAGTGAATATTGGAAAACCTATTGCAACGGATCTGTATCCGATTTCATCGACCAAATCAAGTTTGATATTTTTCGTTAATGGCTGAAGCGCTGCAGCAATTCTTTTTCTTAAAATCAGTCTTAGCACCCCGTATAAAAATAAACCTGTAACAGATGACCAGATAACTGTGTTTAGTTTGCCTGCTGCAATGATAGCTGGTACTTCAACAAAGGCTTCCATTTTACCTTTTGTAAGTAATTCACCTTGATTTGGACCTACAATGGAAGGTAGATTATATGTCATTTCAACCTCTTGATCATTTTTATCAACCCATTTGTAGACGGCTTCATACTCCATCCCTCTGAAAACACTTGTAACCACTACAAAAGCAAGTGTCGCCACAATCGTGTACATGACAACTTCTAGCCAAAAGGTCCCTTTTGAGCGTTTCGTCTGATCAACAGAACGAAGTAAATAAATGACCCCTGAAATGAAACTACTGGCCAAAATAGCTGAACCTAGTGCAGTTGTTGTTACGTGAATAGCAAGCCAATCGCTTTGAAGTGCTGGTATTAATGGAGAAATGTCTGTCGGAAACATACTCCCATAAGCAATAATCAATAATGTTATTGGTAAAGTAAACAAACCTAATACTGCTACCTTATAGATAAAATAAAGAATTATGAAAGCCAGGACCATCATCATGCTAAAGGCTGTAATGAATTCAAACATATTACTAACAGGCGCTTGTCCAGAAGCGACCCATCGAGTAATAAAATATCCCAAATGGGAAGCAAAAGCTAGAATAGTGATAGTTATTGCGACTTTTGCCCATTTACTTGGTTTTTCATATTGTTTTCTCTTATCTCGAATAGCTCCTCCAAATAAAAATGTTGCAACTAGATATAGTAAGAATGCTGCATATAATAAGTTACTGCTAAGGGCTACCACATCATTTCCTCCTTTACGAATTTTAGCTTTTCTCGTTTGTTTGATCGGTTAGTTCTTGAATGCTGGTTTCTTTTAAAATACCGTTCACTTCATTTTGTATACCATACCAATTTTTATTTGTATGTCCTGCAATTAATACGTTGTCACCATCCCGTCTAATCCATATACGTCTATGATTCCAATACATTCCTTGAATAACTCCAATCATGAAAATAGCACCGCCAACTCCTAGAAACCATAACGTATTATCTTTCCGAACTGTAAGGGCTGACAGGTTTTTTGTTTCAACGCCTTCAAATTTCATTTTTAATTGATTATCTTCGTCTGGGTCAAATGTTTGTTTAATGGCAATAAAGCTTCTTTCACCTTCTGGTTTTTCAGGAGATATCATGTTAAATACAAATGCTGGATTGTCGGGAACACGGTTTTTTGTATCAGGTACACCTTCACTATTGAAATAGAAGTTTGGCAAATAAGTCACAATTTCAACTTTATACCCATTGCCTAAATCATACTCCTTGTTTGGCTCTAACAAATCAACTTTAATCTTGCCAAAACTTTCTTCTGTCTCTTTGTCTACTAAATTAAAATTAAACTTATTTAGTTCATTTAATTTATAAGAGGTTTGATAAAGAGCATATGAATCGTGTTTTAAGGGGTAATTAACTCTAATTTGTTCATCTTTTATCTTTTCAAGTTCAGGTTCTGCCCCGTGAACAATTTCACCCTTTCGTTCATACAAAGTCACGTTTGTTTGAAAGTTTTTAACGACATTTCCATCTCCGACTCGTGAAAGAGTATTAGAAAAAACTTCATCCTCTTGATCTTTTTGATAGGTATCCATAATGAACTTATCGCTGGTTAAATAGTATTTTCCATCGGTTCCTGGGATAACACTTGTTTCACCGTCACGAATCCAAAGCATTTCGTCTACATACATCCCCGGCACAAATCGCAGCATTCCTCCAATGAGGAAAATAATTAGTCCAACATGGTTCACATAAGGTCCCCATCTTGAAAATCGACTTTTTTCAGCTAGAAAATGACCATTTTCTTCACGTACTTGATAACGCTTCCTCTTCAAGTTGGATATTATCAAATCCAGTTGTTCATCAAGGTTCTCTTCGACATTTGTTTCACTGAAAAGACGTTGTCTACGCAAGAAACTTTCATGACGTGTAATCCCTTGCTTTTTCAAAGCGCGATACAATGGAATAAACCGGTCCAAACTCGCGACAACAAGTGATATCCCAAGAGCTGCTATTAATAAAAAATACCACCATGAACTATATAGATTGTGAAAACCTAATTCATAATACATTTGTCCAAGAAATCCATATTCATCTTTATAAAACTCTTGTGGGACAACGGTTGGAGGAATATACATCTCTTGAGGAAAAATGGTTCCAATCGCAGAAGCAATTAAAAGAAGAACAATTATCCAAATTCCTACTTTAACGGATGAGAAAAAGTTCCAAATCTTATCGATAAGTGACTTTTTATATGTTTGTGAGCGTCTTGCGCCTCCATCGTATCTCATATCCAATAGTTTTTCAGAAACTTCATCCTTCTTATTCCCGATAGTTCGTCCACAAGATTCACAAAGAACCGTTCCATGTGGAATGGAGTGACCACATTCGCATTTGACATGTTCCATTCTAATAACTCCTTACGATTTAATCATTTAAATATACTTAACTACACTTTTAATTTTTCAGATTTGCTTTTTAATCCATTAAAAAGAATGATTCTAAAAACCCCTTAAAATCCAGTAAATCCTCCGAACAAACTTGTTAAGACTGCAATAATTTTTGTCATCATATTAAAGTACAATAATCCCCCCATCACAATCATCAAAATGCCTCCTATTGACATAAAGATTGCACTGTGTTTCTTTAGAAAAGTCATCTTATCGATAAATAAAGACATTAATAGAAATGGAATAGAAAAACCTAAGACATAGAACAGCATGTATAGTAATCCTTTTCCTGGGTCTGATACACCTAATGCAATGACACCTGCAAGAATTGGACCTGTACAAGGAGTCCATCCAGCAGCAAAACCAAGCCCAATTAAAATTGATCCAATATAACCTGAAGGCCTCTTTTGAAAATGAATTTTCTTATCAGAAAGTAGGAAATCAAATTTAAGAACCCCTGTTAGAACTAAACCAAAAAACACCATCACAATAGCTCCAAGTTGCCTTAACAAATCTTGATAATCCATAAAAAATGTACCGATAAAAGAAGTAGAAAGTCCCAAAGCTAAAAATATGATGGAAAATCCTACCAAAAACAAGATGGTGTGTATAAAAGCTTTCCTTCTTAAAATACCTTTTCCTTCTTTTAGGTCATTTATAGACACTCCTGTAATATAGGAAAGAAAAGCTGGATACAAAGGAAGTGAACAAGGCGAAATAAATGATAAAAGACCTGCACCAAATGCAAGAAATAAGCTTAGTTGTTCCAAAAAGATACCACCTAACTGTTTATTAATTCTATGGCTTAATGAGTTCCATGTAATTTGCTATATCCCTTTCGGTCATACTTCCTGTGATCACTTTTAACACTTTTCCTTTCTTATCGATCAAAAATGTTGTAGGAATCGGGGTTATGTCATATGCTTCCGTCACAGCTCGATCTTTATCTTTAAGTATAGGAAATGTAAGCCCATGCCTATTTACAAACGATTCAATAGCAATATCACTTTCTGCAATATTAACCGCCAATATCTCTACACCAAGATTCTTAAAATGGTTATACTGTCTTTCCATATATGGCATTTCCTTTTCACAAGGCTTGCACCAAGTACCCCAAAAGTTTAGAAAAACTCCTTTTCCTTTTAAATCAGAAAGTTGAACGTTGTTACCGTTCATATCTTCAAGAACAAAATCAGGTGCTTGATCCCCTGCTTGAACCCGTATTCTTTCAGTGAAAAAGTTTTGATAAAGAGTATAGGCTACTGCTAAAGCCATAAGAAGTAGAAGGCTAATACGTACAATAGATCTGGTTCTTTTGTTTTTCATTTTACTCTCCCTTTTTATTTTCATTCAAACCAACATTTTAATGTTGACATTTTACATTAATAATTTTAATCTAAAAGCACAATATACTCAAATGATTATTTGAATAATAACTTCCAATATTTTCACCTAAAATACTATCTATTAATTTTAGGATCGTGCAAAGTGAAATTCTAAATCATTACATGAAGGGTAAATAATAGAATGTGTAACAAACTAACACAACAAAATATATTCTATTCCGTATTTTAAAAAGGAGTTTTTTTATGAATTTAATTTTAACTATTCTCTCTGCTTTAGGGTCTTTTATAGTAACCAATATCGATGATATTTTTGTCTTGATGTTGCTGTTCTCTCAGGCAAGTTCACAAGCTAAAGCAAGTAATGGCCGAACGGTTAACATGCAGCCGAAGGGAAGTCGTATTTACCCTAAAGATATAGTCATTGGCCAATATCTTGGTTTTGCACTTTTAGTTTTAATTAGCCTTTTAGCTACATTTGGAGTAACACTCATTCCTGATCAGTGGGTAGGATTATTAGGACTAATCCCGATCTACCTAGGAGTTAAACTGTTTATAAAGGGTGAAGATGAAAATGAAGGTGCTATTCTTTCCAGTTTAAATAAATTTAATAAGTTCTATTTAAGTGTAGCCTTTATCACCTTTGCTAATGGTGGAGATAATATTGGAATTTATGTTCCGTTCTTTTCTACTTTAAATAACAACCAACTGGTCATTACAGTTGTTACTTTCTTTATAATGGTTGCGGTCTGGTGTTTAATCGGATATCGTCTAGCAAGATTCAGATATGTTTCTGAAACACTTGAGAAATACGGCCGATGGGTTATTCCAATTGTGTTTATAGGATTAGGCCTTTATATCATGGCAGAAAATAATATATTTTCTAACCTGTGGTCTCACTTCGTAAATTTTGAAAATAATTAAATTCTCAATTAACCGTAATGACTTACGATCATTTTACTGATAAATCCCCTTTACTTTTAAAGTATTAAGTACAATTCTTTATAGAAAATAGAACTCCGAGGTGACGACTTTGTATTGGATCATTATTCTCACAGTAAGTATTGATCAATTATGTAAATATTTAGTTCGAAATTTTATGGACTACGGACAATCCATTCCACTTATCAATGGTGTTTTTCAATTAACATCTCATCGTAATGCGGGTGCTGCCTGGGGAATTTTTTCGGGACAAAAAATATTCTTGATTAGTATTGCAATTATTGTTATTGTCTTTGGCCTTATTTATTCTCGTAAAGTCTCCGATAAGCTAACACGTATAGCCTTTGGATTTTTTATAGGAGGTGCAATGGGAAACGTTGTAGATCGTTTAATTTTTGGGGAAGTAACAGATATGTTCGAAGTTACATTTATTAATTATCCAATTTTTAATACTGCGGATGTATTTTTAGTTAGTGGAGCTATTTTATTAATGATAAGTACTTATAGAGAATCTAAAACACAAAAAAATCTATCCTAGATTATAGACACAAATCCATTTCTCATTCGATTTTTAAAGAAATTGACAAAATAACTTTATTAATTAAACGATTATTTTATTATTGAAATGAAGTGTGTTTTTCTTTATATGAATATTCCGTAAAACTCTTCAGGAAAGAGCTTTTAAGTTTTTTTATCATCCTTTCGAAAGGAGGTGATAAATTGTATTATTGATTGAAATCGGAACTACTGCGTTAGCACACAACAGTAATAACAATAGCAATAATCACTCAATGTTCGATCGTACACACTACCATTTATGAAGGAAATGCAGCCAAATCTAACCGAACAAGAAATCAAAAATATGTATGATTTGTGTCTCAGCGACCAGGGACAAGCCTTAAACGCTATGCTCAGTACGAAAAATAATGAGCAAAATGCAATGAAAGTTGAACTAAGTCATAGACAATACGTGATAACGACTGTGATATAGGGTGGTAATAAATAGCTATCGCCATTTCAGGAAAGATAAGCCCTATCACTGTGAAGGGCAGTGGTTGGTAAGCCTATATACCAACAATTACTAGTATTGGAGGAGATTTTGATGAAAGTGGCTAATTCAATTGTAGAACTTATCGGGAATACTCCACTTGTTAAACTAAATCGCGTTGTAAATCCTGATCATGCAGATGTCTATTTAAAGCTTGAATATTTTAACCCAGGAAGTAGTGTAAAGGATCGTATTGCTATAGCCATGATTGAAGCAGCTGAAAAAGATGGAATCCTAAAGCCGGGAAGTACGATTGTTGAGCCAACTAGTGGAAATACAGGAATTGGGTTAGCAATGGTAGCTGCCGCAAAGGGATACAAAACGATTATCGTCATGCCAGAAACCATGAGTATGGAACGTCGAAATTTACTCCGTGCCTATGGTGCCGAGCTCGTTTTAACTCCTGGACCGGAAGGTATGGGGGGAGCAATTCGCAAAGCTCAAGAGTTATTGGAGGAAAATCCACAGTATTTTGTTCCTCAGCAGTTTAATAATCCAGCCAATCCAAAAATCCATCAAGAAACAACTGGACAAGAGCTTGTTGGTCAAGCTGAAGAAATTGGTGGAATTGATGCTTTTGTTTCTGGAATTGGTACAGGAGGTACGGTTACAGGTGCTGGTCAGGTCCTTAAGGAAAAGTTTCCAGCAATACATATTGTTGCCGTTGAGCCAGTAGCATCCCCAGTCCTTTCTGGCGGTAAGCCAGGACCTCATAAAATTCAAGGAATTGGAGCTGGATTCATACCGGAAATTTTAGATACTGAAATTTATGATGAGGTCATTACAGTAGAGAATGAGCAAGCTTTTGAAACTTCACGTCTGGTAGCAAAACAAGAAGGGATTCTTGGTGGGATTTCTTCAGGAGCTGCCATATATGCTGCCTTGAAAGTAGCTGAGAAGCTTGGTAAAGGAAAAAAAGTTGTTGCGATTATTCCAAGTAATGGAGAAAGATATTTAAGCACACCTCTTTATCAATTCGAAGGTTAAAAATTCTATGGGTGTAACTTGTTAAGAGCTACACCCATAGAATTTTTTTAGTAAAAAAAAGGAGTAACCTGTTTATATATTATGAAAGGCCTTTATACTTTCTTTCTAAATTACATAATCTCCTTTCAATATGATGGATCTTTTCTAATATTTCCTTTTGCATCAACAATTGCTGATACATCATTTTCCTCATATCATCCATAAATTTTTTCTCAATTTCCCATTCCTTTTCCTCTTGTCCATTATTTTCTTCTAATCGATAAACATATGGATATTGATACCATTGATTAGGATAATAATACATTTTTACCCTCCTTTTCATACGAGCGATCAATCTAAAATATGTATATAGGTAAAACTCAGTGTTTGTTTAAAAAAGTTTATTTTACTTATAAAGAAAGCTTTATCATTTTTGAATTTTTGTAAAATTCAATCTTCCCTTTTTTCGTATTTTATATATATGGGTATAATGAAGACAAAGGAGGGTGGAAGTATTGAAAAAATTACTTACGTCTTTTGTAGCTATTGCTTTATTTCTAGGTATTGGCACTGCTGCTCTTGCACATTCAAACAACACTCCTAGTCAAGGGAATGGGAATGGAAATTTGCAACAAATGATGGATTATTGTTCTGAAATGATGGATTCTTTCATGAATAATCATCAAAACAATATACCTAATGAAACCTCAACATCAAAGAATTTAAATACAGGACAGACAAATTCAAATAATAGTACCACGAATAACCACCAGAACCAAAACCATTCTATGTATGACGATTGTTGGTAGAAAATAACAACAGAAAGAGCATGGGCTACAATAAATGTCCAAGCTCTTTCTTTTTTTTATAAATAAAAAAACAGTTTCCTATATCCTTACACAATATTTACGTCTTTCATGCTAATTGTAGCTTTGAAATGTTAAAAGTTTGATAAAAATGGATTCTCATATCAATACTTAGTTCAATTTTTTATAAAAAAGTTTGATCATTTCGTTGAAGGTGAATTTTTATTTAGGTTAGTTCTTTGATATAGCCAATAACATTCCCTAAACAACAACTACCTTGAGGGTTGTTCACCTCACAACCACATCGGTTTCCTTTTATGTTTTCACGAATATGTTTTACTGGATTAGGAGTAAGTCCTTTTTCAATATATTGTTTAATTTTTTCTTTTGTCCAACCGAAACAATAGCAGACTGGAACAACGGAAGAATCATCTTTTTGATGGGGTAGCGTCAGGAAAATGCGGATTTACAACGATAAGGAAATTACAATAATAAAAAGCCCAATTTCTCAGTATTAAAATTGAGAATTTGGACTTTTTTCGTTACTCTAGAAAAGCGTCTGAGTGTGGAAGATCTTAGTATAAAAGAATCAATATTGAAGTAATGTTTCTTACTATACTAAAGCGACCCGTTAGTAGCAAAAGGTAAGGTAAAAAAGCTCCAAAAAAGAAGATTTAACCAGCACAACAAGATAATTTTGAAACATCTTTATCAAACGTAAGGGCAGCTAATTTTAACCCTTCTGCCATTGTTAAATATGGGGCAAGGGTTTCGCGAATATCATCTATGGTTAAACCGAATTTGACAGCTAATGTAGCTGCATAAATTACGTCTCCTGCATTTTCTGCCACCACATGAGCTCCCAAAACTTTCATTGTTTTCGAGTCTGCCACTAATTTAAACACGCCTGTTGTTTCCCGATTAACCAAGGCCCTCGGAACGGCATCTAACGGTAAAACGGATGTTTTAACCTCATAGCCTTTATCTTTTGCCTGTTGCTCCGTTAAACCAACGGTTGCAATTGCCGGGCCCGTAAACGTAACCCCTGGAACCACTTCTAAATTTAGCTTTTTGTTCAGTCCTCCGATAGCATTTCCTGCTGCCACTCCACCCTGATAGGCTGCCACATACACGAATTGGGGACCTAGCGTGACATCTCCTGCGGCATAAATACGAGTATTTGTTGTTCTTGAATAATCATCTATTATGATTTCACCACGAGAACCTATTTCCACGCCTGCTGCCTGTAAGTTTAAAGTAGCCGTGTTTGGTGTTCTGCCTGTCGCAACTAGCAATTGATCTGCTTCAATGATACGCTTCTTGCCATTAACTTCTACAAGAACCTTTTTTATGTCTCCATTTTTTTCGATTCGTTCATAGGTTGCTCCTTTTACAAGATTTATTCCTTGTTCGACTAGAGATTTTTCAACTGATTCTGAAATCTCTGGATCATATTCTTTTAAGAGGCGTTCACTTCGTTGCATTAACGTAACTTCTGAGCCGAGATTATGAAATAGTTGTCCTAATTCCATGCCAATATAACCAGAACCAATAACCACAAGACGTTTTGGTACCTTCTTTAATTCAAGTAAAGACGTGCTAGTTAAATAATCTACCTCATTTAGCCCAGGAATGTTTGGTTTAGCTGGTGAAGCACCTGTCGCGATTAAGAATCGTTTAGCCGATATAAGTGCTCCGTTCACTTCAACAGTTTTTTCATCTACGAATTTTGCTTCACCTTCTATTAATTCGAAACCATAGTCATCAATTAAATCAACATATTTAGAGTTTCTAAGCTCTGTTACCAACTCATTTTTTTGTTTAATCAATGGCGCCAAATCAACTTCACCGGCTGATGTATGCAATCCTACAAACGGATTGTTTTTTGCTAAATGATTAATTTCGCCAGCACGTAACAAGGTCTTTGAAGGAACACAACCAATATTTACACATGTTCCACCAATTGTTCCACGCTCAATCATCGCCACTTTTGCTCCATATTTCACGGCTTCAATGGCTGATGAAAAGGCAGCTCCGCCGGAACCAATGATGATGTAATCATAGTCACCTTCATCACCTAACTGTACCATTTCTTGCAATTGTATTTCTTCAACTTCTCCTGGTTGATATTTAGCTTCAGCAATCACTTTCTTCGCTGTTTCAACTTCTACGTCATTTGGAAGTTCAAATACAGCTTCCCCACGGCGAAAATCCACTTCAATCCCGTTTGCTCCCATGTTTTCAAGAGCAACAGCAACATGCTCTTCGCAACCCGTACAGGTCATTCCTTGAACGTTTACTCGATATTTTTTCATGTTAAAGCCCTCCTTTTACTCGACTCCAAGCCCTAAATCCGACACTGCCAACTTAATTGATTTTAAATCCGTTTTCTTATCATCATAAGATACTGTTACTTTCCCCTTACTTCCACTGACTTTAATGGCTGTTTTGCCAACACCATTCACTTGTTTCAAAACATCTTTGACAACTGAAGGCGGACAACAATCCATCCCCAAAACCGTAAATGTCCCTGTTTTAGTTTTTTCAATGGTAGCTTTTACATGCTCCTTAGCATCTATAGTATTTTGTGCTTCTTTTTCGTTACTACACGCACTAACCACTAACAGAAGGGATAATTAATCCTAATTAAGTGTACTCTCATATAAACACCTCATTTTTATAATCCACCTTCAACTAGAAATAAAAAAAGAAACATACAAAAAACGAAAAATGTCGTGATCCATAAGCCGATGATAGAACTTTTTCTTTTTCCCTTTCTTCCATAAACCATGTAAAAGGAGTAAGCAAGAAGGATAATCGTTACGATGCTAAACAATAATCGATATTTCAATGAGTAGAAGGCTAATGCTCCGGCAAAACCGGTTAATCCCAGGGGGATAAAAATCAACGGGCCCAGGCAGCATCCAGCCATAACAAAAGCCGAAAAGATGGTAGCTAATTGCGACACTCTTTCCTTCATGCTTTAAACCTCTCCATGCTACAACAATCATGTGTCGTTGTGCTTTCTTTCTTTGTTTCTGGATTAAGTTTCCTCCAACCCATAAAAAGAGCAAAAACGAACAACAGACCCATCATGATGAAAATAATATCTTTATATTCCGTGAAGTATGATGCCAATGCTGTTCCTGCAAACAACGGAAGCAGTAAAACCAGATGGCATGGGCATGTGATTAGAGCGACAAGAAACCAACCTGTGCTTTTTATTGTATTTTTCATCCTGTTTCACCTCTTATTTCTTCATCAGTGTTTCAATAATAGGGCATTCGTAAATATCTTTGTTTTCGGGACATCTTTCTTTAAGATCCACCAGTATTCGTTCAATTCTCTTAAGATCTTCAATTTTACGCTGGATGTCCTCTATCTTAAGAACAGTGAAATCATACATATCACGGCATTTGGTTTCGTCGCGATCGACGACCCCTAGCAATTTATCAATTTCGTTTAAGGTAAATCCCAGTTCCTGCATCCGTTTGATAAAATTCAACCGATCGACGGTTGGTTCTGAATACATTCGGTACCCTTTTTCGGTACGATCAGGCTCTGGAACTAATCCTAAACGTTCATAATATCGTATGGTCTCC from the Niallia sp. FSL W8-0635 genome contains:
- the merP gene encoding mercury resistance system substrate-binding protein MerP; the protein is MLVVSACSNEKEAQNTIDAKEHVKATIEKTKTGTFTVLGMDCCPPSVVKDVLKQVNGVGKTAIKVSGSKGKVTVSYDDKKTDLKSIKLAVSDLGLGVE
- the merR1 gene encoding mercury resistance transcriptional regulator MerR1, with product MQFRIGELAEKCSVNKETIRYYERLGLVPEPDRTEKGYRMYSEPTVDRLNFIKRMQELGFTLNEIDKLLGVVDRDETKCRDMYDFTVLKIEDIQRKIEDLKRIERILVDLKERCPENKDIYECPIIETLMKK
- the merT gene encoding mercuric transport protein MerT; translation: MKERVSQLATIFSAFVMAGCCLGPLIFIPLGLTGFAGALAFYSLKYRLLFSIVTIILLAYSFYMVYGRKGKRKSSIIGLWITTFFVFCMFLFLFLVEGGL
- the cysK gene encoding cysteine synthase A, whose translation is MKVANSIVELIGNTPLVKLNRVVNPDHADVYLKLEYFNPGSSVKDRIAIAMIEAAEKDGILKPGSTIVEPTSGNTGIGLAMVAAAKGYKTIIVMPETMSMERRNLLRAYGAELVLTPGPEGMGGAIRKAQELLEENPQYFVPQQFNNPANPKIHQETTGQELVGQAEEIGGIDAFVSGIGTGGTVTGAGQVLKEKFPAIHIVAVEPVASPVLSGGKPGPHKIQGIGAGFIPEILDTEIYDEVITVENEQAFETSRLVAKQEGILGGISSGAAIYAALKVAEKLGKGKKVVAIIPSNGERYLSTPLYQFEG
- the merA gene encoding mercury(II) reductase, with the protein product MKKYRVNVQGMTCTGCEEHVAVALENMGANGIEVDFRRGEAVFELPNDVEVETAKKVIAEAKYQPGEVEEIQLQEMVQLGDEGDYDYIIIGSGGAAFSSAIEAVKYGAKVAMIERGTIGGTCVNIGCVPSKTLLRAGEINHLAKNNPFVGLHTSAGEVDLAPLIKQKNELVTELRNSKYVDLIDDYGFELIEGEAKFVDEKTVEVNGALISAKRFLIATGASPAKPNIPGLNEVDYLTSTSLLELKKVPKRLVVIGSGYIGMELGQLFHNLGSEVTLMQRSERLLKEYDPEISESVEKSLVEQGINLVKGATYERIEKNGDIKKVLVEVNGKKRIIEADQLLVATGRTPNTATLNLQAAGVEIGSRGEIIIDDYSRTTNTRIYAAGDVTLGPQFVYVAAYQGGVAAGNAIGGLNKKLNLEVVPGVTFTGPAIATVGLTEQQAKDKGYEVKTSVLPLDAVPRALVNRETTGVFKLVADSKTMKVLGAHVVAENAGDVIYAATLAVKFGLTIDDIRETLAPYLTMAEGLKLAALTFDKDVSKLSCCAG